The genomic window GGAAGAAGCCCTCTCTACGACCGATGGAGTAGTTCAAGTTTATTCGCAAACGCGAGAAGGACAAGTCAGCTTAGATCTATACTTCAATCCTGGCAGCAACGTAGAGCAGGCGCTCAATGATGCGACGGCAGCATTTAACCGTAACCGTGGCCGACTCCCCGACACGATCGAAGAACCCCGCCTGTTTAAAGCAGACCCGTCGCAGCTACCCGTTTATGAAATGGCGCTCACGTCGCCTTCGTTGCGCGATGTTGACTTACGCGTGTTTGCTGATGAAGAATTATCTCGTGAACTCAACATCGTGGCGGGCGTTGCGTCAGCGGATGTTTCGGGCGGCGTACAGGAGGAAGTTCGCGTCAACATTGACCTAAATCGTCTGCAAGCTCTAGGCATTGGGCTAACTGATGTGCTGGATGAGTTGGAGCAGCGCAATCAAGATGTCTCTGGTGGACGCATTCGGGGCGATTATTCAGAACCCTTAACGCGGGCAGTGGGACGCTTCCAGGATGCAGACGAGATTCAAAATTTATCCTTTGCAGTAGGAGGAAGCGGAAGTAGCGCTTCGCAATCAACCCTTAGTGAGCAGACTAATTCAACTCAAAACTCAACCCTCAGTACTCAAAATTCTTCACCTCAACAGGTGTATCTGCGTGATTTTGCTGATGTAATTGATGGCACTGAAGACGAGCGAGTACTGGTCAACCTGAATCGGCAGAAAGCAGTCAAACTTAGCGTGCAGAAGCAGCCCGATGCCAATACAGTATCGGTAGTGGATGGGGTCAAGCAACGCTTAGAAGAGTTGCGTCAATCGGGGCTGATTCCAGCCGACATGATCATTACACCTACATTGGATGAGTCGAAGTTTATCCGCAATTCACTGGCAAATGTGATCACATCGGGTCTATCTGGTTCTGTGCTGGCAGCGATCGCCGTCTTCATCTTTTTAGGATCACTTCGGCAGACGTTCATTATTGCGCTGACGATTCCGCTGTGTATATTGGCGGCGGCGATCGCCATGAAGTTCTCTGGCTTCTCGCTCAACATTTTTAGCTTGGGTGGCTTGGCAATCACTGTCGGACAAGCCGTTGACACCTCAATTGTAATTCTCGAAAACGTCAGCAGAAGAGTAGAAATGCTCAAGCTCGATCGCCAAGCCACTCTTGCGGAGAATCACAGCCTTGATGGTAACAACAATAACGGCAATCACAACAGCAACGGTAATCACAACGGTAACGGGAGTCACAACGGTAAAGGACACAACACTTACGCTCGTACCCTAATCGCAACCGTTGAGGAAAGTAGTCGTGAGGTTGAATCGTCACTTGTGGCTTCGACCGCTACTAACCTAGTCGCGGTAGTACCCTTTATTCTTGTAGGCGGCTTCATCTCGTTGCTGTTTAACGAACTCATTTTGACAATTTGCTTTGCGGTTGTCGCTTCACTCGTTGTCGCTCTGACCGTTGTGCCAATGTTGGCGGCTCGACTCTTTGCGATTGAGTGGTCGAGCGGTCTCCATCGGCTGTGGTTTCTACGGGCGTTTAACCAACGGTTGGACGGTGCCACCCGATCGTATGGCAATACGCTGGCAAAGTTGATCCGTCGTCCGGCGATCGTCGTTGTGACGACGTTCGTTATTTTAGGCGGCAGCGGTGTCATGATGGCAGGTCAGATTCCGCAAGAAATTTTACCGCGCATCAGTACCGGGCAGGCGAATGTTAATGTCCAGTTTCCGCCTGGTACCTCGCTGGAAACCAATCGGCGCGTGATGGCAGCGGTTGACGATGTGCTTTTAAGACAGCCGGAGACAGATTATGTTTTCACTACAGCAGGCGGTTCGCTGTTTGGCAGTTCGGTGTCGGCGAACCCATCGCGCAGTTCAGGCAGTGTGACGCTGAAAGCAGGTAGCGATGTTGTGGACTTTAGGGAAAGAGTAACGCAAGAAATGAACCAGCTTAACCTTGCAGGTATTCGGGTACGGGTTTCGGCAGGTTCAGTGCGTGGGTTAACTTTGAACAACTCACCTTTACGGGGCGCTGAAGTAGACGTGGTGCTTCAGGGAGAAGACACGGAAGGGTTACGGCAGGCAGGTCGGCAAGTACTAGCAGCGCTAGATGAACAGGTGACCCTCTCTGCGTTTCGTCCGGATGCAGACGATCGCCAACCTGAAGTGCAAATTCGTCCTGACTGGGAGCGCGCCAATGCTCTTGGCTTAACAACTCAGGCGATCGGTAGCACCATTCAAACGGCGATCGAAGGCTCTGTGCCTACTCAATTACAGCGCAATGAGCGTCTGGTGGATGTGCGAGTACAGCTCAATCAAGCGTTGCTCAAACAACCCTCACAGTTGGCGCAACTCCCGCTATTTGTCGATAATGGTGCGCTGGTGCGGTTAAGTGACGTTGCAAAAATTGAAGACGGGCAAGCTCCTGGCGAGATTCAGCGGATTAACCAGCGTTCTGTTTTTCTGATTGCAGGCAACCTCAACAAAGGGGCTAGTTTGGGCGCTGCGCTGGAGGAAGTGCAGCAAATTGTCGCCACGCTAGATTTGCCGGATGGCGTGACGGTTTTGCCCAGCTATGCTGGGCAAACAAACAAAGAGCTTCAAGGTGCTTTGGTTGGGTTAGGTAGCTTGGCAGCTTTCTTAGTCTTTGTTGTCATGGCAGTGCAGTATAACTCTCTGGTTGATCCCTTGGTCATTATCTTGACCGTTCCGTTAGCGTTAGCGGGGGGTATCTTTGGGTTGTTCGTGACACAAACCGCGATCGGTATTACTGTTGTTGTTGGTGCAGTGCTGCTAGTTGGGATCGTCGTTAACAATGCCATCATCATGGTGGAGACGGCAAACCAAATTCGAGAGGAAGAGAGACTCGATCGTGCTGCTGCGATTATGAAAGCTGCTCCTCAACGCTTGCGCCCTATTTTGATGACGACTATTACCACTGTCTTAGGGCTGTTTCCTCTGGCGCTAGGCATTGGCGAAGGTTCAGAATTTTTACAGCCCTTAGGGATTGTGGTGTTCTCCGGTTTAACTCTGGCAACTTTACTAACGTTGTTTATCATTCCTTGCTTCTACATTCTGCTCCACAGCATTTTCAAGCGGGATATCGGAATTGGGCAGCTAGTTAATCGGACGCGATCGCTGGTAATGTCGGGGCGGAAGTCGTAACCCGATCGTGGTTTCTACCCATTCCCAATGCTACGCTGCACCATTTTGCTTGTCGGCATCAAGAAGTTGGCGTTACTGAATGAAAGTATGAAAATCTGGTTTCCTGCGAGAGCAGGAAACGAGTTAGGAGTTAGGTAGTCGGCAACGTAGCAACATAGACCTCTCCCCAACCCCTCTCCTTCAGGAGAGGGGCTTTGAATCGACGCATACTTTTATTTAGCAACGCCCATTTTCTTTATCAATAATGAAGCTGCCCTACTCCTAACCTGCTAAAAAGGGGTTTAAGCCATAAAAAGCACATCCAATTAGCGCTCACGAGCGTACTAATTTTGTTCGAGTTCGTTCAAGTCTTAGGTGATTAGGAGGAAGAGTCATGCTCTTGTTCCTTAAGCTAACCCGCTCCAGACAATGGAATAAGGTTTGCGAACTATTCTGCTGACGTTCTGCACCCATAAACACGAGTACTGCTTACGCTTTGATTTAAGCTCTCTAAAGCAGCTTCCCCGCCAGCCCTTCAGCAACAATTTCTATAACGATTTTATAAAGACACAGTAATATTACTGGCATTGGATTGATACTAGAAAGCCTAAAGTTTGATTTTTTGGATCTAAGGCTACTGTTCCCAATTTGTTTAGGATGATGTAATGGAGTTTGGAAGATGTCGTCTCAATCACCAGACTATTGGCTAGGGCGATCGCTAGGTGAGCGCGATCGTTATCGTCTTGACAGGCGGCTAGGAAGCGGCGGTATGGCAGATGTTTTTCTGGCAACCGACACGCTATTGCAACAGCCAGTTGCCTTGAAGCTACTCCACGAAAAGCTGATACAGGGAGAGTTTAAAGAGCGCTTTGAGCAAGAGGTCGCACTGTGTGCTGCTCTTAAGAGCGATCACATTGTTCAAGTTAGCGATTACGGTGTTACTGCCGAGGGCTACCCATTTTATGTAATGGAGTACTTACAGGGGCAGAACCTGTGCCAACTGCTCAAGCAAGAGAAAAAATTGTCTGTCGATCGCGCCGTTCGGATCATCCTGCAAGTTTGCACGGGCTTACATCTTGCACACCACGGGTTTAACCTGTGCCGTCCGGGTGCAACTTCAAGTGAGCGTGTGACGGTTGTTCATCGTGACCTTAAGCCAGAGAATATCTTTCTAGTGCCGATGGCGCTAGGAGAACTGGTCAAGATTCTGGACTTTGGTATTGCTAAGATTCAGAGCGATCAATTCAGACTCAATGCCACATCTATGTTTCTGGGCACATACCGTTATGCTGCTCCTGAACAGTTTGAAGTCGGCAAAGATTTAGATGAGCGGGCAGATATCTATAGCTTAGGGCTCATTCTTTACGAGATGTTGAGTGGAACAGACCCTTTCGGCTTTGGAGCCACTGTCCACCATATCAGCGGTGGAACTTGGGCTGTTGCGCACGTCTCTCAAAGACTTGTGCCGCTACGTCAGCAGAGAGGATGCAAACACCTATCTCCTGAGCTTGAAGCAGTTGTGAGGCGGTGTCTACACAAAGCACCTCACCAGCGATTTTCATCGGTTAAGGATCTGAGCCTGGCTTTACAGCAGTTTGTTCCTGAAGCAGCCAGAGTTGGTCACTCTTCTGCAAGTTGGCAGCCCGTAGAGAAAGCGTTGACGGTAAGTACCTACTTTAAAACTGCAATGTCCACCTGTAACAACTTATCTACGGGTTTCAAAACTGCTGGTTCAACTCTGTACACAGCCCTACGAACAATTACATCGTCTTCTAAGAATTCTGCTGGTAAAACTTTGCCCGATTCGGCTGAGTTGCTTGATGAATCTGATTTGTTTTCATATAAGGCTGTGCTGGCTGCTGCTGGTGTAGCTGCCTTATTGTTAGGACTCTACTCGTTTCAGTCTGCTACTGAGTCGGTTTCGCAACTGACTAGACAAGAACTGCAACCTGCTCAACCTATCAAGCAGCCAGCGCCAGTTCAAAACTCGGGGTCGTCTATCGTTCGCTCCTTAGTGGGGCATTCGGGTGCAGTTTGGACGATCGCCATGAGTCCTTCAGAAGACTTGCTTGCCAGCGGTAGCTTCGATAGAACCATTAAAATCTGGAATCCAAAAACTGGGACGCTCCTGCGTACCTTATCTGGACATGCTGATGCCGTTAGATCGATCGCCATCAGCCGAGATGGCTCGCTTTTGGCAAGTGGCAGTAGTGACACCACCATTAAAATTTGGAATTTACAAACTGGGCAACTGTTGCGCACTCTCTCAGGGCACAGGGGCGCAATCTGGTCGATTAGCATTAGCCCAGATGGAAAAACCCTGGTGAGCGGTGCCTACGATGGGGATATTAAAACTTGGAATTTACAAACGGGTGAACTGCTTGCCCTGCCAGAGCCTGGCGATTCAGTTTGGTCGGTTGGCATTAGCCCAGATGGAAAAACCCTGGTGAGTGGTGCCTACGATAGGGATATTAAAATTTGGAATCTACAGACTAGAGAACTGCTGCGTACTTTGTCTGACAGTCATTCTGAAGCCGTCAGAGCGATCGCAATTAGTTCAGATGGACAAACTTTAGTGAGTGGTAGCTGGGATAAAACGGTTAAAGTTTGGGATTTGCAAACCGGGCAACGGCTGCATACCCTCTCAGGTCACTTAGATCGGGTGGTGTCTGTTGCAATTAGCCCAACTGCTCAAATCATTGCAAGCGGCAGCACGGATCGAACTATCAAACTCTGGGACTTGAAAACTGGGCAACTGCTACGTACTCTCTCTGGAAATGCTGATTGGGTGCTCTCGCTTGCCTTCGGTGCTGATGGTCAGACGCTTGTCAGTGCTGGTAAAGATCAGACTGTTAAGATCTGGAAGGTGGGTCAATAATTTAGATTAGCAACTTGAAATTTAGATTAGCAACTTGCTTTAACCCTTAGAGGATGTCTGAGAAGTCTAGATTGCTATCCGATCCGCCCCCTAAATCCCCCATCCTGGGGGACTTTGAAGGATCATTAGTTCGGAAGTCCTGCCCCAGAATGGGGGGTTGGGGGGCGAGTGTAAGAATCTTTGATGCTTCTCAGACATCCTTTAGCCTCTTCCCTAGGAGGGCATGGAAATCAGACTTTCATCTTACAATTCAACAACGCCGCGATCGGGGCATTCTCTTAACCTGTAGAAAATAGCGATCGAGACTCTAGACGCATCCAATCAGCAGTGGTGAACGTACTAAAGTTATGTTGGCGCTTGAGTCGTGGCTAATTGGCAAGAGTATTCTGCTTTTATCCTTTTAATTAGCTTGCTAAAGTCAATGATGTAAATATCTGCGAACTGCTTTGCTGACTTCTGCGTTGAGAAAAGGTGAATTCTGTTCACACTTTGATCTAAGATCTCTAGAAGTTGAAATAATTTCTTTCAACAAAAGTTCCTATAGTGATCCTCAAATACACAGTAAGAACGCAGACATTAGGCTAATACTGAAAGGTTTAGAGTTCTAATACTCAAGGTTACTGTTCACAGTTTATTTAGGGTCATGTAGTTTTGGTCAAGCACATTTTCCGAACATGCATCATGCATCCTGAACAATCTGGTTACAGCCGGGAATCTTTACTGAACCAGACAGATGCAGAGGTATACCTTGCTTTAAAGGCAGGTCATGCTGCTGCCCTTGGCATTCTTTACGATCGCCACGCTGGATTGGTTTATAGTTTAGCGCTCAAAGTCTTGAGCCACTCTCAAGAAGCAGAAGACTTAACCCAAGATATTTTTATGAACCTGTCTAAATCAACTGCCTATGAACCAAGTCGCGGTTCGCTTAGAACTTTTCTTGCTATTTTGACCCGCTCCCGCTCTCGCGATCGCCTTCGTTCCCGCAATACCGCAGCCACATTTTTAGAACGGTGGCGCGTCAACAAAAGCCACGAAATGACAACGAGTTCTCCTTTTGAGCAAATATTCTATGCTGAACAATCTCAAGAAGTTCAGGCTGCACTAGCTCAGCTAACTGAACAAGAACAACAAATTCTGCGATTGGCTTATTACGAGGGGCTGAGTCAATCTGCGATCGCCGATCGCCTGAGTCTACCTCTAGGAACGGTGAAGTCGCGATCGCGTCGGGGGCTGCTTAAACTGCGGCAAACCCTGAAAAACTACACTTGAATTAGATTAGAGCTATTTTCGCCATGATTCGGTCAATGTCTTCAGAACACATACAGCTTCTCATTGCAGGATATATTTTGGGCAACCTCGATGCAGAAGAGGCGGCAGAATTTGAGCAACTGTTGGCAAAAGATCCGGCGATCGCGACTGACTTGGCAGAGATGCAGCAAACATTAGAGTTTTCTTACAACCCAACAGAAGTGCAACCCCCAGATCATCTGCGCACACTTGTTCTTCAAGGTAAGGCTCAACCTGTAGCTCAGCCTGCTCTTAGCTTTTCGACTCGATCGTTTGATTGGAATAAAGCGATCGGTGTAGCGGCAGCGGCCGCAATTGTAATATTAGGCATTAATAATTACCGTCTTTGGAGCACTCTGCAAGCCACTCAGCCAGTTCCCCAACCTTCTCAGCCTGAGC from Timaviella obliquedivisa GSE-PSE-MK23-08B includes these protein-coding regions:
- a CDS encoding efflux RND transporter permease subunit, with the protein product MQNPSSSGFSLSTLSIRQHIGTLMLTLTVMIVGVFFMSQLPVDLLPSVTYPRIGVRLDAPGISPEVAIDEITRPLEEALSTTDGVVQVYSQTREGQVSLDLYFNPGSNVEQALNDATAAFNRNRGRLPDTIEEPRLFKADPSQLPVYEMALTSPSLRDVDLRVFADEELSRELNIVAGVASADVSGGVQEEVRVNIDLNRLQALGIGLTDVLDELEQRNQDVSGGRIRGDYSEPLTRAVGRFQDADEIQNLSFAVGGSGSSASQSTLSEQTNSTQNSTLSTQNSSPQQVYLRDFADVIDGTEDERVLVNLNRQKAVKLSVQKQPDANTVSVVDGVKQRLEELRQSGLIPADMIITPTLDESKFIRNSLANVITSGLSGSVLAAIAVFIFLGSLRQTFIIALTIPLCILAAAIAMKFSGFSLNIFSLGGLAITVGQAVDTSIVILENVSRRVEMLKLDRQATLAENHSLDGNNNNGNHNSNGNHNGNGSHNGKGHNTYARTLIATVEESSREVESSLVASTATNLVAVVPFILVGGFISLLFNELILTICFAVVASLVVALTVVPMLAARLFAIEWSSGLHRLWFLRAFNQRLDGATRSYGNTLAKLIRRPAIVVVTTFVILGGSGVMMAGQIPQEILPRISTGQANVNVQFPPGTSLETNRRVMAAVDDVLLRQPETDYVFTTAGGSLFGSSVSANPSRSSGSVTLKAGSDVVDFRERVTQEMNQLNLAGIRVRVSAGSVRGLTLNNSPLRGAEVDVVLQGEDTEGLRQAGRQVLAALDEQVTLSAFRPDADDRQPEVQIRPDWERANALGLTTQAIGSTIQTAIEGSVPTQLQRNERLVDVRVQLNQALLKQPSQLAQLPLFVDNGALVRLSDVAKIEDGQAPGEIQRINQRSVFLIAGNLNKGASLGAALEEVQQIVATLDLPDGVTVLPSYAGQTNKELQGALVGLGSLAAFLVFVVMAVQYNSLVDPLVIILTVPLALAGGIFGLFVTQTAIGITVVVGAVLLVGIVVNNAIIMVETANQIREEERLDRAAAIMKAAPQRLRPILMTTITTVLGLFPLALGIGEGSEFLQPLGIVVFSGLTLATLLTLFIIPCFYILLHSIFKRDIGIGQLVNRTRSLVMSGRKS
- a CDS encoding serine/threonine protein kinase translates to MSSQSPDYWLGRSLGERDRYRLDRRLGSGGMADVFLATDTLLQQPVALKLLHEKLIQGEFKERFEQEVALCAALKSDHIVQVSDYGVTAEGYPFYVMEYLQGQNLCQLLKQEKKLSVDRAVRIILQVCTGLHLAHHGFNLCRPGATSSERVTVVHRDLKPENIFLVPMALGELVKILDFGIAKIQSDQFRLNATSMFLGTYRYAAPEQFEVGKDLDERADIYSLGLILYEMLSGTDPFGFGATVHHISGGTWAVAHVSQRLVPLRQQRGCKHLSPELEAVVRRCLHKAPHQRFSSVKDLSLALQQFVPEAARVGHSSASWQPVEKALTVSTYFKTAMSTCNNLSTGFKTAGSTLYTALRTITSSSKNSAGKTLPDSAELLDESDLFSYKAVLAAAGVAALLLGLYSFQSATESVSQLTRQELQPAQPIKQPAPVQNSGSSIVRSLVGHSGAVWTIAMSPSEDLLASGSFDRTIKIWNPKTGTLLRTLSGHADAVRSIAISRDGSLLASGSSDTTIKIWNLQTGQLLRTLSGHRGAIWSISISPDGKTLVSGAYDGDIKTWNLQTGELLALPEPGDSVWSVGISPDGKTLVSGAYDRDIKIWNLQTRELLRTLSDSHSEAVRAIAISSDGQTLVSGSWDKTVKVWDLQTGQRLHTLSGHLDRVVSVAISPTAQIIASGSTDRTIKLWDLKTGQLLRTLSGNADWVLSLAFGADGQTLVSAGKDQTVKIWKVGQ
- a CDS encoding sigma-70 family RNA polymerase sigma factor produces the protein MHPEQSGYSRESLLNQTDAEVYLALKAGHAAALGILYDRHAGLVYSLALKVLSHSQEAEDLTQDIFMNLSKSTAYEPSRGSLRTFLAILTRSRSRDRLRSRNTAATFLERWRVNKSHEMTTSSPFEQIFYAEQSQEVQAALAQLTEQEQQILRLAYYEGLSQSAIADRLSLPLGTVKSRSRRGLLKLRQTLKNYT
- a CDS encoding anti-sigma factor encodes the protein MIRSMSSEHIQLLIAGYILGNLDAEEAAEFEQLLAKDPAIATDLAEMQQTLEFSYNPTEVQPPDHLRTLVLQGKAQPVAQPALSFSTRSFDWNKAIGVAAAAAIVILGINNYRLWSTLQATQPVPQPSQPELKRLTYVLQGTQSKAAAATIIVNPNTLKASLTVQSLPLLPSGKTYVLWTVLKPEAPFTKDSKAAILTKVFQVDDRGNTSQTITVPEVYRSKDLVVNVAVTVEDAAMPQNHVGDPVLIAKL